The nucleotide sequence AACTTGGAAATCAACTCCTTCAAAATATTATACTCTTGAGAATCACTATTAAGTATCTGAGACTCTTTCCCGAGAAGATGTAGAAGTATTGGCCTAGCTGTCTTCAAAAGGGTATGATAGAAGCTGTTTTCTATATTCGCCTCCATATCAAAATCAATTCCTAAAATCTCTCTTGTGAGTGAAATATCTAGTTCATACTCTCTTCTTGTTTCCTCATCGACAAATCGCTTTGAAATATTTGGATTAGCATATTTCAAGGCAAATTCCATATCGGCGTTGATCTGCGGGTAAATCTCCCTAAGCATTTCTATTCCTAGATCGCCATATTTATCTCTGATTTCCTTGAGAGCTCGACCAGTTCCCAGAAATTCTGGAGGCATGCCAATCGTGTACATTGAAGCATTAAATGAAATTGCTCTTGGGATGTTAACATTTAAAGAAGTATCGATTCCTAAAATCTCTTCCTTTATCTTTTCATCTTCAATTATCGTCGCTAACTTATGAACATCAACGAATTCTCTGTGATACGATAATCCCCTTCTTGAAGCTGCTAACCTATCACGATTCTTGGGAATAAACACAGAAACATTTGCAACCACGTCTGCGATTTTTAGGAATGACCTGAGATAGTATTTGGTGAATATAGAAATGAAATCCTTTATAATAGAAACTTCTTTCTCAGAAAACTTCTTTACCTCATGCTTGTCTATATTTTCTTTCAAATAATTCACAAGCTTTTTCGTCTTTTCAGCACCGTGGTCATACCTTAAAGCTGACTGGATAGTTAGTGTACTTACCCCAGAGTAGGTTTTAAGAAAATTCTCCACATTTTCGAGAGTAAGCTGTCCCCTAAACGGCAAGCTACCGCAACCCATTATTGGGTAAATCTTTACCTGATAATTTTTTTCCAATTCCTTCGCTTTAGAAATAGATAAAATGACAGCCAACACACTTGAGACCATTCCATATGACAAAGCCGAATCAGACCTTCCTATCATAAACCTTACATACTCAGGTTTCTTCTCCAAACCATCTATGAACTCGCTTAGCGATTTATCTACATTCACAAGGGACACTACATCCTCGTACAACGGAATCACACTTATCGAATTCCTGTCAAACTTTATGTTGAAATTCCTATTCCCAAGCTCTGTTACAAGCTGAATCCGACCAACTGTATCAAAAAGGTCGTTTGAACTCTCGACCATAGGTACTATTACTTCTTTAATAGCTTGGCATTGTGTCTTTTCAAACATAGAAAAATTCGTTTCGACCGCTGCCATGATGCACATTATCTGCCTAAACACAGTTTCTTTATCTGCGCTTGACAGCCTTGGGGTTATAAACACATCCCTTCCCGGTATTAGACCATTGTGAAACAACTCAGCCGCCACCTGGAGCGGCTGGTGGTACGGAGTCAATTTTCCTTCAAAATCGATCATAACCTCGTCTATGCCAAGTCCACCGGACTCTTGAGGCAAAAGTGAGAAAAGCGCTTCATTAGGTTCTTGTTGGACGGATATGTACTCCATCGCATTATCTGGATGCTGTGTCATCATAGTAATTGGTATCCTCATAAAATCCCCCCTAAATCGATAAATCGTGTTGTTGACCTAATGTCTTACGAACATCGATACCTCTTTTCTAGAAGTTAAAAACATCTTGTATTATTAATTGTGAATTAATCATTTTTTCGCTGTTTAGGCTAATATATGAGCTCGTATCTTTCGTTTTTTCATTCTTTCTAATTTTATCACAATTTTACACGGTATTACAAGTATTTGTCAAGTCAGCCAAGACTAACAATGTAAACCTTTATCCTACTTTAGAAAAGCTGAAAGACCAACGCATGTAAAAATTACAACGCTACAGTGTGTGAAAAATTTTGCACGAAGTACTGAATTATTGACTGAAGCACGAATCTTTGAAAGGCCTCAAGAAATTCCTGAAACTATCTTGCTAAACTACCTACTCAGGATATTCTTAAAATCAATCTATCATCATGTCGAATTCTCAGTATAGTTAATTAATTATTTCCTCACGAACAGATATAACTCGCACGAAAAACAAAGCATTTCAAAACCTACGATTAAGCAAGAAAATTTTTGTCCTACATACTGAGAAAATGACTTTTCCGTATTTAGAATAATCATTTTATTGTGAAGAATATAATTTAATCTCTTGAACCTTTCAAGAAGTGTCTTATAATACTCATGCAATTGAGACTCAGTTGCAATACAATCCAATAACAAATCTTCTTTACACTGCATTGAATCCCAATAAAGAAAAATGAAAAAGAAAAGCCCCCGAGTGTGGTAAATATAACCAACAAGGGGGGGTTTTATTTGGCTAAGAAAGCTCAGAAATTCACGAAATATCCTTCTGGACTGAAACAAGAAGTTATCAGACTCTATTTGGAAAAGCATCTTCAAAAGAACAAGATTGCATCTTAGGCATCGACGAAGGTAGGGTAAGATTGTGAATAAAGAACTATCTTACCCAAGGAAATTTGGAAATGAAGAAAGGAAGGTCAAAGAAAGGTGAACATGAGAAAGAACTGAAAAGGTTAAGAGCAGAGAATGCATATCTGAAATTATTGATGGAAAAGTTGTTTGAAGAAAGTGATAAAAAACATAAGATACACAAAGAAAGACAGTAAAAGAATATGGAAGGTTGAAGGATGAATACATAGGATTCTACGATGAAGAGCGGTGTCAGGAGAGATTAAAATGCATGGCTTCGGTGGAGTACCGAAGCCATGCGATGTGAAAAAGAATAAATCAATTCTTTACATATTATACTTTCTAACCAAAGGCATTAGCTCTAATAAGTTGTTTTAGACAAGGAGTTTCAATTTTTCTTTTGATACTTCAAATCTTAAGAGACCTTCTAATGTCTTTGTCTCTTGATCTGATTCTAATTTTTCTGAAGATATGTAGAAAGAACCTTTAAAATCCCCGTAGAAATGAAGTGGGTCGTACGGTCTAAATGAAGCAACGTTCAGATACCACTTGTTTTCAGCTTTTTCAAAGACAAAGACAAACCAGTTGCTTCGTGTTTTGGTTAGGTGCCAACTGTCTCCTGTTTCCGCAATTATTCGTGCCATTGTTCTGTAATCAGTTCCGTCAAAGAATATTCCAGTTTCTTCTGCCAATTGCTGTATGTTATCTGGTTCGTGTCCGTTCTGCATGAGCAACACAATTCTATTTTCATTTCTTACAACAAATGGATGAACGTGTTCAAGGTCAACGCTTCCAACCGTTGCATACCTCGTGTGAAAAACAAGCCAAGAAATTTCTAAACCTGCGTGCTCATATGCGTAGTTTTCACCAATGAACCATTTCTTGACATGCAAATCGTTCACTAAGAAATCTTTTGTTTTGCCAATTTTGTAGCGTCTTGGTTCTATCTCTTCTGAGCTAACAAACCCGTTTCCATCTCCGCCTCTTGATAGAGTAAGCATGTCCAACCATGTTCCTTTTATACCCATGTTGTTGAAAATGGCTAATCTACACACCGAAAAGACCTCCTCTTCTAAAGTTTAATACTTAACAGAATAACCGCATAAGTAAGCCGCAAAGATATTGAGATATCACGACGGTCTAATTAAACCTAACCTTTCTAATAATCCTCTCTTTTTAATAGGTACCCAAACAGGAAGACGGTGTTTACGAATTCTTCTTCTCACACGTTTTTCCTCTTTCCTCCTAATCAAAGGAATACCTCCCAACTAGAAGCTTTTCTGGTAGTTTACAATATATAAAACGTAAGAATCGGCAAAATCTGACATAACTTTTTCAACTTTTCAAAGGAAAAACCGCCTCAAATATAGAGGCGGTTGAGGAGAAGAAAAAGGTATCAAAATTAGAATGAAACTGAAAATTCAAAGAATGGGACTATATACAATGTAAAAAGCGAAAATGCAAATGTTCCATCACCGTTGACATATTCAGTTCCTATACCTATATATGGGAGTACAATAAATGCCGTTCCCCAATGCCAGAAGTTGTTCCATGAGTTGAATTTCATAGATCCATAATAGTTCTTTTCCACGTATCCAAAGAGAAGTGCCGAGAAGCCTTTGTAACTTGTTATGTTTCCTTCTTTGTCAGAAAAAGGGTAGAGAATATTGAAAAATGGAAAAGTGATCCTTGTTTTTTGGTTTTTAGAAGATTTCGATGGCAATTCTATTATTATACTTGTTTCTATGTACTTCTTTTTATCATTAACTTCGTATGTAACAAACAACTTTCTATTGGAAACAATTCCGGAGATTCCAAGAACTTGCCAACCACCTGAGTAATAAATGTGACTCTCTGGGACTGCAATAATTGAAAGTGTAGAATTAGGCAAGATTACTGTCGGAACCTGAGCACGCGTTGCGTCTATGAACTTTTGACCTTCACGAATTAGTTTGACGGGTTTCCCGTAGTTGTCAGTGAATAGAGATTCGTCCCATATGATTTTCAAAGGTAGTCCTGTCTTGTTAGTAATTGTCAAACGCAAAACTTTTGTGTTTGCTAATATGTCGAACAAAGAACCAACGTACGTTTCCAAATCCACGATTATCCTAATATCGTCGTTTTCCATAACCGCTAAACTAACTTTTGTAGCCTCTTGTGTGTCCGCAAACGATGATACACCGAAAAATGTTAAGAGCACAACAAGAAAGAGCAATACTTTCCCAAATACTTTCCTCACGTTCAATCACCCTCCTAATCCTAAGATTTGTAGATTTGTAAAGAGAGCCGGTACGGAAAAAAAGGATAAATATAGCTTAATTACTGAACTTGATTACTGAACTTGCTTCTTATCTGCTTAACTGCTTCTTTGGCACCTGCAAGTGAGAATTCGAAGTGTACATATCCTTGGCTGTACCAATTGAGTTCGACCATTAATTTTCCATGGTTAAGGATTTTGTTAATGATATACGCATCGTTTCCAAAATTCAAGAAGTTACTCAGCGGTTCTTGGTAAAACGTAGTGTATTCTGGTTCCTGGTTATCCCACTTTATTCGCGTGTTTATAACAAGATATCCCCCACTTCCAAAGTCGAAATCTGCAATGTTGGGTGCGTTGTTGAACCATATGTACGTCCATTCAGTTTGCCCGTCTGTTGCTACAATGAGCCTTGCCTTTGTGTCTGAATATGGAAAGGTCATTGTCTCAAGCGATTTTACTTCGGGTGAAATAGCATACCAAATCTCATTTCCAGTCATTGGGTCTTTTTTGCTCGAAATTGTCCAACCGTGTAACGGGGCATTCACAATACTTTCGTTAGGTACACAAGATTGGAGCAAAACAATAAAGGATAATATGAGGGAAACTAAGAAGAGTCTTTGGGATTTGTTGAACACTCTGACACCTCCCACTTGAAGATTCAAAATAGTTATTGGAAGTTTCCGTACCGGCAAGAAAAGAAATGATAAAAAACCCCCTGGGATTGTTCCCAGGGGTAATGAATAGAATTATCTTTCAATGTCCGAACACAAGTTTGTAATCAATGTTGACTGGCTGAATTGAAAAGTCAAGCCTTTCTGTTCTCTTGATTTCTTTCAGTAACTTCTCGGTTTTCTCTTTGAGTTTTTCTATTTGCTTATCTTCGGGAATGTTTAGTCCATGGATAAGTATCGAGGAATTGCGCGTGCTTACCATAAATGCAAGATTTCTAACATCTTCTGCGGATATAACTTTAGTTGTACACTCATCTTTTACATTCAGAAGATACACTAAAATTTGAAGCAAACCAAGTTTTGGACGTAGTTCTTGTTCTACTTGTTCAAAGATCTTCCTCAGTGTATCGATAAGTGCATTCTGTTCTTCAGCGGTTAGCGAGCTTGTCTCAAAGGTTTTTCCTAAGCTGTACAATCTAAGTTGCAATAGCAATTCGAAAGCACGGTAGGTATATAGCGAAGAGAGTATTTTGTTTTCAGTCCCATATTTATTAGCAATCCACAATAGTGTTTCCGCCAAAGCAAGTATGCCTTTTTTGTTCTCAAAACTTTTTTCTTCCTTGCTATAGATAACATCCTTAATTGCATCAAGAATTTGCTTCTGTATCTTGAAAACATTGTAATATTTTCTCAGTGGGTCATTCATGAATTGGTCTTTTTCTAAATTTCTTAAGACTTCCTCCATCCTTTTTGCAGCGACTCCTATTTCAAGAGCATACCATTTTCCATATGCTAAACATAATTCTTCAAAGACTTTGAATTTTTCATTGCCGCTTTTTCTTCGAGCAGCGATTAAGTGGTCGTGAGCTGTATAAAAGTCTTTTGACCTGTATTTTTCGATTGCAAGTAGTACATCAACATCGGCAAGCACTTCGTGAGGGCTCGGTAAAATAACTAATTTCTCGGCACCTGCTCTTGGTCTTCTCAAATCTGTATCGTATTCCTCGTTGTCGATATATACAACTCTAATCTTATCGAAAAATCTTCTGAAAAAGAAACCCGCTGCACCAAGTCCGGCACTCATCGCTTTTGTTCCACTTGTTATATCAAGAGCTATATCTTTGTCTTCATACTTTGTGATAATGTCAACGACCTTTTCGTATATCTTCGTCACGTCGCTCTTTTGAATCTCCAAAGGATAAACTCTCTTACCAGTATCAGCTTCTATCTTCTCTATATGCTTTTGTGTCTCTGGAGTGTGAAGAATGTAGATCTCATCAGCCTGTGTTCCGAGAATAGCAAGCGTAGTTGCTTCAGGACTTGTACCTAAAGTGTGTATTGAAACGTCAAACTTCTTGAATTCTGGACTAACAATAGGATTTTCCTTCCAAAGAGCTAAAAGTGATGGCCAGATTTCCTCTTGGTACAACTGTTGAGGATTAGCGCCGTTTTTCACCTCCTGCTTGTACTCTTCCCATTTTTGGTTTAGAACTTCCTTTGAAATGCTTTCCATCATCTCACCCCCTATTTAATATTTTTTAGTAGGAAGGCTAATATGAACATTTGACATATCTTGATTATAACATTCATGAAATATCATATGTTACATAATCTTTTTCATGCCGATTTATTCGTCCGTGAAGAAACTCTTTAACTTACCAACCTTGTATGTTATTGGTTCCGTTATTACATATGACTTTTAACGTCTGAAACGCCTGAATGCATTTTCCAAACGAACCGTACGAAAGATTAGCATGAATTTGGAAGAGTACTTTGAGTAGGTATAAAATATGCAAGAATTGGAAGGTAGGATTTTTGGTTAGGAAGGTGTTGAAGATAACAATGGGTATTTTCACAAAAAATCCCTGGAGAGGAAATGTCAATGCTTTCCTCCCAGGGTTGATTAAGAATAGAATGGAAAATGAATTATAAGACTATAAGGCTATACCTATGTGTTTTCATAATTTGATTTTTTACTTGGATCTCACCCACTTGCTCTTCGATTTTGAATCTTTGCGTCTGTCTCACCTTCCTTCGTTTGTTTATTCCTTGGATAAGTCATGTTCAACTCTCACCCCCAATCGAAATTGTTAATAACCTTCCGTGATTTACAAATGACATTTAAAGTGAATCCATCAGGCTTTTCTCATGACGTGTTGCTGTTGGTACTCGTAATTCAAACTCACGCACGTCTGAAAGCTTTAGCAAGTTTGTAGATTATGTAGATAATACTTATAAAATCGTCGAACCTTCCCATGAACGGTACGAAGTCAGGAATAAAATCCACAGGAGATATCAGGGTTAGAAGAGCCAATACCAGCGGAAGATCGAACATCGGTATTCCAGTTTCACCTCCATATTTTGTTCTTTACAAGAGAACACCGTGCGAGGATTTACTGTCCACGCTCGGTGGATAGACCTTTAGATGTTTACTTGCTTTCGGGTCGGGATGAGACTATGTTACTCGGACAATTCTTCGATGGCTTTGAGAACCCCAACTACTCACATTATGACTAGAACTATGCTGTATGCAAGTCCGTCGATTGGCGAGGAGCTCATGACTATCTCTTCTGGCATGAGGGTGTCCATTTTTTCTTCGAGAAACTCCATTCTCCTCACCTCCTTTCTGCTCTTGATTTCCCGCGATTAAGCTATATCTGCCTTGTGGCTTCCGTGTATTACATATGACAATTGGAGGCAAAAGTTTGAATTTCTCTTATAAATACAAGTTTTTGGATTTCTGATGTTGTTATATTTAATTTCGTAAAATGGTTTCATGTATTACAAATGACATATAGCTGGATAGATGGCTTGTCCTTGGGAAGTAAAGACAGAAGACCAGCTTAAGATGCCTTTTACACGAGGTTGAAGACTCGGTGGGGATTTATGGGTTGCTTGGAAGATATAACAAAAAAAGCTTCCCTGAAATCACAGGGAAGCTCCTTAATTTTTTCTCATTATCTTTGAATCTTCAATTCAAACTCATCCCATACCGACTTGTACTCAATATAAAGCTTAGCTTTTTCAAACTCCTCTCTTATGTCCTTTTCTATCTTTTTCAAAGTTTCTTCATCAGTCTCAACTTCGGAATTCTTCACGATTTGCAATCCAAGAGATGCTTTTCTACCATTTTCACCGGAACTTAGCG is from Fervidobacterium gondwanense DSM 13020 and encodes:
- the ppcA gene encoding phosphoenolpyruvate carboxylase, whose translation is MRIPITMMTQHPDNAMEYISVQQEPNEALFSLLPQESGGLGIDEVMIDFEGKLTPYHQPLQVAAELFHNGLIPGRDVFITPRLSSADKETVFRQIMCIMAAVETNFSMFEKTQCQAIKEVIVPMVESSNDLFDTVGRIQLVTELGNRNFNIKFDRNSISVIPLYEDVVSLVNVDKSLSEFIDGLEKKPEYVRFMIGRSDSALSYGMVSSVLAVILSISKAKELEKNYQVKIYPIMGCGSLPFRGQLTLENVENFLKTYSGVSTLTIQSALRYDHGAEKTKKLVNYLKENIDKHEVKKFSEKEVSIIKDFISIFTKYYLRSFLKIADVVANVSVFIPKNRDRLAASRRGLSYHREFVDVHKLATIIEDEKIKEEILGIDTSLNVNIPRAISFNASMYTIGMPPEFLGTGRALKEIRDKYGDLGIEMLREIYPQINADMEFALKYANPNISKRFVDEETRREYELDISLTREILGIDFDMEANIENSFYHTLLKTARPILLHLLGKESQILNSDSQEYNILKELISKLGSLRGGLG
- a CDS encoding IS3 family transposase → MKDEYIGFYDEERCQERLKCMASVEYRSHAM
- a CDS encoding TIGR02710 family CRISPR-associated CARF protein gives rise to the protein MESISKEVLNQKWEEYKQEVKNGANPQQLYQEEIWPSLLALWKENPIVSPEFKKFDVSIHTLGTSPEATTLAILGTQADEIYILHTPETQKHIEKIEADTGKRVYPLEIQKSDVTKIYEKVVDIITKYEDKDIALDITSGTKAMSAGLGAAGFFFRRFFDKIRVVYIDNEEYDTDLRRPRAGAEKLVILPSPHEVLADVDVLLAIEKYRSKDFYTAHDHLIAARRKSGNEKFKVFEELCLAYGKWYALEIGVAAKRMEEVLRNLEKDQFMNDPLRKYYNVFKIQKQILDAIKDVIYSKEEKSFENKKGILALAETLLWIANKYGTENKILSSLYTYRAFELLLQLRLYSLGKTFETSSLTAEEQNALIDTLRKIFEQVEQELRPKLGLLQILVYLLNVKDECTTKVISAEDVRNLAFMVSTRNSSILIHGLNIPEDKQIEKLKEKTEKLLKEIKRTERLDFSIQPVNIDYKLVFGH
- a CDS encoding DUF1232 domain-containing protein — protein: MFDLPLVLALLTLISPVDFIPDFVPFMGRFDDFISIIYIIYKLAKAFRRA